A single window of Lysobacter oculi DNA harbors:
- the lpxK gene encoding tetraacyldisaccharide 4'-kinase: MSGPKHATPAWWQGEAAIPLHARLLEGVYGAMIRLRRGLYRRGWLRTQRVGVPVIVVGNFTAGGSGKTPLVIALVNQLKQAGWNPGVASRGYGRENAKTPRWVEKSSDPRTHGDEAVLIARRTGAKVRVDADRVAAARALADAGCDVIVCDDGLQHLRLHRDIAIEVIDGARRYGNGRLLPAGPLRENPDEAASPDFRVVNHGVTAEVPEDALGEWPLRQAFGHPFPLKGKRARPFADFRGSRVHAIAGIGHPERFFDLLRAQKLGVVPHPFPDHHAYVPEDLQFNSELPIFMTEKDAVKCAAFAPADSWCVAIEARLPDAFWLALEDKLAPLRKSPDA, encoded by the coding sequence GTGAGCGGGCCGAAGCACGCCACCCCGGCGTGGTGGCAGGGCGAGGCGGCGATCCCGCTGCACGCGCGGCTTCTTGAAGGCGTCTATGGCGCGATGATCCGGCTGCGGCGCGGACTCTACCGGCGTGGTTGGTTGCGTACGCAGCGGGTGGGCGTGCCGGTCATCGTGGTCGGCAATTTCACCGCCGGCGGCAGCGGCAAGACGCCGCTGGTGATCGCGCTGGTCAACCAGCTCAAGCAGGCGGGCTGGAACCCCGGCGTCGCCAGCCGTGGCTATGGCCGCGAGAACGCGAAGACGCCGCGCTGGGTCGAGAAATCCAGCGATCCGCGCACCCATGGCGACGAAGCCGTGCTGATCGCCCGGCGTACCGGCGCCAAGGTGCGTGTCGATGCCGACCGCGTCGCTGCCGCACGCGCGTTGGCCGATGCCGGTTGCGATGTCATCGTCTGCGATGACGGCCTGCAGCACCTGCGCCTGCATCGCGATATCGCCATCGAGGTGATCGATGGTGCGCGCCGTTACGGCAATGGCCGGTTGCTGCCGGCGGGCCCGCTGCGCGAAAACCCGGACGAAGCCGCCTCGCCCGACTTCCGCGTGGTCAACCACGGCGTCACCGCCGAAGTGCCGGAGGATGCACTCGGCGAATGGCCGCTGCGGCAGGCCTTCGGGCACCCGTTCCCGCTCAAGGGCAAGCGGGCGCGGCCGTTCGCGGATTTCCGCGGATCGCGCGTGCATGCGATTGCCGGCATCGGCCACCCCGAGCGCTTCTTCGACCTGCTGCGCGCGCAGAAACTCGGTGTGGTGCCGCACCCGTTTCCCGACCACCACGCCTACGTGCCGGAAGACCTGCAGTTCAACAGCGAGTTGCCGATCTTCATGACCGAGAAGGATGCGGTGAAGTGCGCCGCCTTCGCGCCCGCCGACAGCTGGTGTGTGGCGATCGAGGCGCGCCTGCCGGATGCGTTCTGGCTGGCGCTCGAAGACAAGCTGGCCCCGCTGAGGAAGTCGCCCGATGCCTGA
- the kdsB gene encoding 3-deoxy-manno-octulosonate cytidylyltransferase — MPDFVVAIPARYAASRLPGKPLRLLGGRPLVWHVAQRALAAGAREVWVAADDPRIIEAVQGEGVQVAMTSPDHASGTDRLAECAALAGWGDDTLVVNLQGDEPFAPASGIRAVAGLLARSGCEMATLAVPIGDRETLFDPNAVKVVADAHERALYFSRAPIPWDRDAFAQAGDAMPEGEWLRHIGIYAYRAGFLRQFAQMPPGRLEQLEKLEQLRVLEAGFRIAVAVTPDSFPPGVDTPEDLARAEAHLAAGA, encoded by the coding sequence ATGCCTGATTTCGTCGTCGCCATTCCCGCCCGTTACGCGGCTTCGCGCCTGCCGGGCAAGCCCCTGCGCCTGCTCGGCGGCAGGCCGCTGGTCTGGCACGTCGCGCAACGTGCGCTCGCCGCCGGTGCGCGCGAAGTCTGGGTGGCGGCGGATGACCCGCGCATCATCGAGGCGGTGCAGGGCGAGGGCGTGCAGGTGGCGATGACTTCGCCGGACCACGCCTCGGGCACCGACCGCCTGGCCGAATGCGCCGCGCTCGCCGGCTGGGGCGACGACACCTTGGTGGTGAACCTGCAGGGCGACGAGCCCTTCGCGCCGGCCAGCGGCATCCGCGCGGTGGCCGGATTGCTGGCACGCAGCGGCTGTGAGATGGCGACGCTGGCCGTGCCGATCGGCGACCGCGAAACCCTGTTCGACCCGAACGCGGTCAAGGTCGTTGCCGACGCGCACGAACGCGCGCTGTATTTCAGCCGCGCGCCGATCCCGTGGGACCGCGATGCCTTCGCGCAGGCCGGCGACGCCATGCCCGAAGGCGAATGGCTGCGGCACATCGGCATCTATGCGTATCGCGCCGGCTTCCTGCGCCAGTTCGCGCAGATGCCGCCGGGCAGGCTGGAACAGCTGGAGAAGCTGGAACAGCTGCGCGTGCTGGAGGCGGGCTTCCGCATCGCTGTCGCGGTCACGCCGGACAGCTTCCCGCCCGGCGTCGATACCCCCGAAGACCTGGCCCGCGCGGAGGCGCACCTGGCGGCCGGCGCATGA
- the uvrC gene encoding excinuclease ABC subunit UvrC, whose translation MPAKQAPDDAFDGKAYARGLTAAPGVYRMYGADDGLLYVGKAASLKKRVASYFSKALTHRTATMVAQIARMEITVTRTPGEALLLENQLIKTLKPRYNVMLRDDKSYPYVLITREQFPRIAAQRGARSQPGRYFGPYPSMGAVRETLNVMHKLFQLRNCEDSVFRNRSRPCLQYQIGRCSAPCVGLVEETEYSDAVRRAGMFLEGRSEDLTRELASDMEAASAALQFERAARIRDLLTSIRSVQARQFVDGNAAELDVLACALEAGRACVTVLSFRDGRNLGTRSYFPKLNGADSAEEVLGAFVSQYYAEQPAPREIVLDRDIPDTDLLEEAFSSAAGRRVQIKHSVRGERAGYVELVRRNAQVALATELSSRAAQAARLADLQQMLSLDAPPSRIECFDISHTMGEATVASCVVFDGEGPVRSQYRRYNIAGIEPGDDYAAMQQALERRFRRAAEEGGVLPDLLLIDGGGGQLGRARQVLADLGIDGVQLVGVAKGVERKAGHETLVLPDGRELHPGVQSPGLQLIQQVRDEAHRFAITGHRGRRQKARSTSRVEDIPGIGPRRRASLLKHFGGLAGLKSAGVDEIARVDGINHALAERIYAALHGLGENAAS comes from the coding sequence GTGCCCGCAAAACAAGCCCCCGACGACGCTTTCGACGGCAAGGCCTACGCACGTGGCCTGACCGCGGCGCCCGGCGTCTATCGCATGTACGGTGCCGACGACGGCCTGCTCTACGTCGGCAAGGCGGCCTCGCTGAAGAAGCGCGTCGCCAGCTATTTCAGCAAGGCACTGACGCATCGCACCGCGACGATGGTCGCGCAGATCGCACGGATGGAAATCACCGTCACCCGCACGCCGGGCGAGGCGCTGCTGCTGGAAAACCAGCTGATCAAGACGCTCAAGCCGCGTTACAACGTGATGCTGCGCGACGACAAGAGCTACCCGTACGTGCTGATCACGCGCGAGCAGTTTCCGCGGATCGCCGCGCAACGCGGGGCGCGTTCGCAGCCGGGGCGTTACTTCGGCCCGTACCCGAGCATGGGCGCCGTGCGCGAGACGCTCAACGTCATGCACAAGCTGTTCCAGCTGCGCAATTGCGAGGACAGCGTATTCCGCAACCGTTCGCGGCCCTGCCTGCAGTACCAGATCGGCCGTTGCAGCGCGCCCTGCGTGGGGCTGGTGGAAGAAACCGAATACAGCGACGCGGTGCGTCGCGCGGGCATGTTCCTGGAAGGCCGCAGCGAAGACCTGACCCGCGAACTCGCCAGCGACATGGAGGCGGCCAGCGCCGCGTTGCAGTTCGAACGCGCGGCACGCATCCGCGACCTGCTGACCTCGATCCGCTCGGTGCAGGCGCGGCAGTTCGTCGATGGCAATGCCGCCGAGCTCGACGTGCTGGCCTGCGCGCTGGAGGCCGGTCGCGCCTGCGTCACCGTGCTGTCCTTCCGCGATGGCCGCAACCTCGGCACGCGCAGCTATTTCCCCAAGCTCAATGGCGCCGACAGCGCCGAGGAAGTGCTGGGCGCCTTCGTGTCGCAGTACTACGCCGAGCAGCCGGCCCCGCGCGAGATCGTGCTGGACCGCGACATCCCCGACACCGATCTGCTGGAAGAAGCCTTCAGCAGCGCCGCCGGCCGGCGCGTGCAGATCAAGCACAGCGTGCGCGGCGAACGCGCGGGTTACGTCGAGCTGGTGCGCCGCAATGCGCAGGTCGCGCTGGCGACCGAGCTGTCGAGCCGCGCCGCGCAGGCCGCGCGACTGGCCGATCTGCAACAGATGCTGTCGCTGGACGCGCCGCCGTCGCGCATCGAGTGTTTCGATATCAGCCACACCATGGGCGAGGCGACCGTCGCGTCCTGCGTGGTGTTCGACGGCGAAGGCCCGGTGCGCAGCCAGTACCGCCGCTACAACATCGCCGGCATCGAACCGGGCGACGACTACGCCGCCATGCAGCAGGCGCTGGAGCGACGCTTCCGCCGCGCGGCGGAGGAGGGCGGCGTGCTGCCCGACCTGCTGCTGATCGATGGCGGTGGCGGCCAGCTCGGTCGCGCGAGGCAGGTGCTGGCCGATCTCGGCATCGATGGCGTCCAGCTGGTCGGCGTGGCCAAGGGCGTCGAGCGCAAGGCCGGCCACGAGACGCTGGTGCTGCCCGATGGCCGTGAACTCCATCCCGGCGTGCAGTCGCCCGGCCTGCAGCTGATCCAGCAGGTGCGCGACGAAGCCCACCGTTTCGCCATCACCGGGCATCGCGGGCGGCGGCAGAAGGCGCGCAGCACCAGCCGGGTCGAAGACATTCCGGGCATCGGTCCGCGTCGCCGTGCCAGCCTGCTCAAGCATTTCGGAGGACTGGCCGGCCTGAAGTCCGCCGGCGTGGACGAAATCGCGCGGGTGGACGGCATCAACCATGCCCTCGCGGAACGCATCTACGCGGCCTTGCACGGTTTGGGCGAGAATGCCGCATCGTGA
- a CDS encoding low molecular weight protein-tyrosine-phosphatase, which produces MKILMVCMGNICRSPMMEGWLADAIAREPRLAGKVQVDSAAIGAWHVGHPPDPRAIATAARHGIDVATQRARQLRRGDFSGFDLLLFADADTLRDGRALAGGHGDATSDRYLAWADVDGALDLADPYYGDEAGFEAVWRRVVEGGEGVMRRLLREGAA; this is translated from the coding sequence ATGAAGATCCTGATGGTCTGCATGGGCAACATCTGCCGCTCGCCGATGATGGAAGGCTGGCTGGCTGATGCCATCGCGCGTGAGCCGCGACTCGCCGGCAAGGTGCAGGTCGATTCGGCGGCCATCGGCGCATGGCATGTCGGCCATCCGCCGGATCCGCGTGCCATCGCCACCGCCGCGCGCCACGGCATCGACGTCGCCACGCAACGTGCGCGACAACTGCGCCGCGGGGATTTCAGCGGTTTCGACCTGCTGCTGTTCGCCGATGCCGACACCCTGCGCGATGGCCGTGCGCTCGCGGGCGGGCATGGGGATGCGACATCCGATCGTTATCTCGCGTGGGCCGACGTGGACGGTGCGCTCGACCTCGCCGATCCGTACTACGGCGATGAGGCTGGCTTCGAAGCCGTGTGGCGGCGCGTGGTCGAAGGCGGCGAAGGCGTGATGCGACGACTGCTGCGCGAGGGCGCGGCATAA